The following coding sequences lie in one Nocardioides sambongensis genomic window:
- the mobF gene encoding MobF family relaxase has product MSHRSPTSATSSPQPRHITVLPTTQVRSRPQARFRPPAYASAYLPSALTRGADRGVCGERRTPEPCGTETAMTVSMRRMSAGSGYRYLLRSVAAGDGQRALSTPLTRYYAEVGTPPGRWMGSGVGLFGDGQIESGMRVTEEQLALLIGMGRDPITGDQLGRAYPAYKRLADRIDTRIAALTPDMTADDCAAETARIEAEETATGMRHAVAGFDLTFSVPKSVSVLWGLADAAMQERIVAAHHGAVADVIGVFEREVAATRAGFSDSDGAVAQVDVVGVAAVAYDHFDSRAGDPQLHTHVVVANKVRTVMDGRWRSLDGRPVFASRTGLSALYDALLADRLSRDLGIEWELRQRGPDRNPRWEITGVTDDLITEFSSRTREIEVKKDELIADYLTRHGRRPSAKTIVELRAQATLATRPAKEVRSLADLTTEWRQRAAERLGTDPTRWAQTLVGRDPDALTVDDVPPTAIQTIADDVVAAVSVKRAVWTHWNLVAEAAKQTMDLRFATTTDREAVAGLIVDAAQARSVVLTPPELASTPTRLQREDGTSRFRPRHGEKYSSTAALEAEARLLARAEKVTAPTVAARAAGRAGGGGTVPLTDEQRRAAESICRSGRQVDVLVGPAGAGKTTTMRALRAAWVSEHGRGSVVGLAPSAAAAQALADDLGVACENTSKWLHEYDHGRTELRRGQLVIVDEATLADTVTIDRLTGIAAGAGAKVLLVGDPHQLQSVDVGGAFALLVDRRTDAPRLNEIHRFANEWEKEASLALSRGDVQVISTYGRHQRIREGLTEEMVDAAYGAWRSDCAAGRASILVTESARDVRLLNERARAERLLLEGAVDHREVDLIDGCRASVGDVVITRQNDRRIRTTRGGWVKNGDRWLITDIRRDSSVVVKRLGGDGRRTVLPPQYVAEHLDLGFAVTAHRAQGVTVDTAHVVVTASTTRENLYVSMTRGRESNIAYVALDQPDDSHSTPGADDVTARTVLYGVLQHSGADLSATQTIEAEYELHGGIDRLAAELETIAAEAQHDRFADLLSRSGLTAGQHAAVVESTAFGPLAAALRRAEAYHHDLERLLPRVVGRHGLEDADDIAAVLRYRVDKLAATPPRGCRLRPRLIAGLIPEPLGPMSAEDREAIDERKELIESRARALANDAVSSNEAWTRRLGSRPRGPGPDEAWLNAVSTVAAYRDRYKIIADPPVGGSTKNDAQRADRQRVLAALRRAGSAFERPAASPSMESRAIPVP; this is encoded by the coding sequence TTGAGTCACCGATCACCAACTTCCGCAACGTCCTCTCCACAGCCACGACACATCACCGTCCTTCCGACAACCCAGGTACGCAGCCGTCCCCAGGCCAGGTTCCGACCACCTGCGTATGCCTCTGCCTACCTCCCCTCGGCGCTCACACGGGGTGCAGATCGAGGGGTCTGTGGAGAACGGCGCACACCTGAGCCCTGTGGAACGGAAACGGCAATGACCGTGTCGATGCGCCGGATGTCCGCAGGCAGTGGATACCGGTATCTGCTGCGCAGCGTCGCCGCGGGCGACGGGCAGCGTGCGCTGTCGACGCCGCTCACCCGCTACTACGCCGAAGTCGGTACCCCACCTGGCCGGTGGATGGGGTCGGGTGTCGGTTTGTTCGGGGACGGTCAGATCGAGTCCGGGATGCGCGTCACGGAGGAACAGCTCGCCCTGCTGATCGGGATGGGCCGGGACCCGATCACCGGCGACCAACTGGGCCGGGCCTATCCCGCCTACAAGAGGCTCGCGGACCGCATCGACACGCGGATCGCGGCCCTCACCCCCGACATGACCGCAGACGACTGCGCAGCCGAGACCGCCCGGATCGAGGCCGAGGAAACCGCCACAGGGATGCGGCACGCGGTGGCGGGGTTTGACCTGACGTTCAGTGTGCCGAAGTCGGTGTCGGTGTTGTGGGGTCTGGCCGACGCCGCGATGCAGGAGCGGATCGTGGCCGCGCACCACGGCGCGGTGGCGGATGTGATCGGGGTGTTCGAGCGTGAGGTCGCCGCCACCCGTGCTGGTTTCTCCGATTCCGATGGTGCGGTGGCCCAGGTCGACGTGGTCGGGGTGGCGGCGGTGGCGTATGACCATTTCGACTCCCGCGCCGGGGACCCGCAGCTCCACACGCACGTGGTGGTCGCGAACAAGGTCCGCACCGTGATGGATGGTCGGTGGCGCAGCCTGGACGGCCGTCCGGTGTTCGCCTCGCGCACCGGGTTGTCGGCGCTATATGACGCGCTGCTCGCGGACCGGCTGTCGCGCGACCTCGGCATCGAGTGGGAGTTGCGGCAGAGGGGGCCGGATCGGAACCCGCGGTGGGAGATCACCGGCGTGACCGATGACCTGATCACGGAGTTCTCCAGCCGAACGCGCGAGATCGAGGTGAAAAAGGACGAGCTCATCGCCGACTACCTCACCCGCCACGGACGCCGACCCTCAGCCAAAACCATTGTGGAGTTGCGGGCGCAAGCCACGCTGGCTACGCGTCCGGCGAAGGAGGTCCGGTCGCTCGCCGACCTGACCACCGAGTGGCGTCAGCGGGCTGCCGAACGGTTGGGCACCGACCCCACGAGGTGGGCACAGACCCTGGTCGGGCGCGACCCCGATGCGTTGACGGTGGACGACGTCCCACCGACCGCGATCCAGACGATCGCCGATGACGTGGTCGCGGCGGTGTCGGTGAAGCGGGCGGTGTGGACGCATTGGAATCTGGTGGCCGAGGCGGCGAAGCAGACCATGGACCTACGGTTCGCCACCACCACCGACCGCGAGGCCGTCGCCGGCCTCATCGTGGACGCGGCCCAGGCACGCTCAGTAGTCCTCACGCCGCCGGAGCTCGCGAGCACCCCGACAAGGCTCCAGCGCGAGGACGGCACGAGCCGGTTCCGACCCCGGCATGGCGAGAAGTACTCCTCGACCGCAGCGCTTGAGGCCGAGGCGCGATTGTTGGCACGCGCCGAGAAGGTGACTGCGCCAACGGTGGCAGCCAGGGCCGCGGGGCGAGCAGGTGGTGGTGGCACGGTCCCGCTGACTGACGAGCAGCGGCGTGCGGCTGAGAGCATCTGTCGCTCAGGGCGCCAAGTGGACGTGTTGGTCGGGCCCGCTGGGGCTGGGAAGACCACCACGATGAGGGCGCTCCGCGCGGCCTGGGTCAGCGAGCACGGGCGGGGGAGTGTGGTCGGCCTGGCGCCGTCTGCCGCCGCAGCCCAGGCGCTGGCCGATGACCTCGGCGTCGCCTGCGAGAACACCTCGAAGTGGCTTCACGAGTACGACCACGGCCGAACCGAACTGCGCCGCGGTCAGCTGGTGATCGTCGACGAGGCGACTCTGGCTGACACGGTGACGATCGATCGGCTCACGGGAATCGCCGCTGGCGCGGGCGCCAAGGTCCTGCTGGTCGGTGACCCTCACCAGCTTCAGTCCGTCGATGTCGGCGGAGCCTTCGCACTCCTGGTCGATCGGCGTACGGACGCTCCGCGGTTGAACGAGATCCACCGGTTCGCCAACGAGTGGGAGAAGGAAGCCTCACTCGCGCTGAGCCGCGGAGACGTCCAGGTCATCTCGACTTACGGCCGCCACCAGCGGATCCGCGAAGGGCTCACTGAGGAGATGGTCGACGCCGCATACGGCGCCTGGCGCTCCGACTGCGCCGCCGGGCGCGCCAGCATCCTCGTGACGGAGTCGGCTCGCGACGTCCGCTTGCTCAACGAACGCGCCCGGGCCGAGCGGCTGCTCTTGGAGGGTGCGGTCGACCACCGCGAGGTCGACCTGATCGACGGCTGCCGAGCCTCGGTCGGCGACGTCGTCATCACGCGCCAGAACGACCGCCGGATCCGGACCACGCGAGGCGGGTGGGTGAAGAACGGCGACCGGTGGCTGATCACCGACATACGGCGGGACAGCTCTGTCGTCGTCAAGCGCCTCGGAGGCGACGGCCGGCGAACAGTCCTGCCGCCGCAGTATGTTGCCGAACACCTCGACCTCGGGTTCGCCGTCACCGCGCATAGAGCCCAGGGCGTCACCGTCGACACCGCGCACGTCGTCGTGACCGCATCCACGACCCGCGAGAACCTCTACGTCTCGATGACCCGCGGCCGCGAGTCCAACATCGCGTACGTCGCCCTCGATCAGCCCGACGACAGCCACTCCACCCCCGGGGCGGATGACGTCACTGCCAGGACGGTTCTGTATGGCGTCCTGCAGCACAGTGGCGCCGACCTGTCGGCCACCCAAACGATCGAGGCCGAGTACGAGCTCCACGGGGGCATCGACCGTCTCGCGGCCGAACTCGAGACGATTGCCGCCGAAGCTCAGCACGACCGCTTCGCCGACCTGCTCAGCCGCTCCGGGCTGACCGCCGGGCAGCACGCCGCGGTCGTCGAGTCGACAGCCTTCGGCCCCCTCGCTGCGGCACTTCGTCGCGCCGAGGCATACCACCACGACCTTGAGCGTCTTCTGCCTCGAGTCGTCGGGCGGCACGGTCTCGAGGACGCCGACGACATCGCCGCGGTGCTCCGCTACCGAGTCGACAAGCTTGCAGCGACTCCGCCGCGCGGCTGCCGGCTCCGTCCACGACTGATCGCCGGCCTGATCCCCGAGCCGCTCGGCCCGATGTCAGCTGAGGACCGGGAGGCGATCGACGAACGGAAGGAGCTGATCGAGTCGCGTGCTCGCGCCCTCGCCAACGACGCAGTCTCCAGCAATGAGGCGTGGACGCGGCGGCTCGGATCTCGTCCGCGTGGCCCGGGTCCTGACGAAGCCTGGCTCAATGCGGTGTCGACGGTCGCGGCATACCGGGACCGCTACAAGATCATCGCTGATCCGCCGGTGGGCGGCAGCACCAAAAATGACGCCCAACGGGCGGATCGTCAGCGTGTGTTGGCCGCCCTCCGTCGGGCTGGGTCGGCGTTCGAGCGCCCCGCTGCGTCGCCGTCGATGGAGTCTCGAGCCATTCCGGTTCCATAG
- a CDS encoding SAF domain-containing protein, protein MTYTPTRDDRATDHEPNPAARPLLPPPKLRRRPALVAAAVLAICLGALLGAWAWTTTTSTQEVLAARGTIPRGAVISADDLQRVRVNADPALTPVAASAIDEVVGQRAALDIASGSLLTSDSTATDVLPSEGMSVVGVALTAAQVPGVQLQSGDRVRIVVTPAGGEGPPSGAPQTNEADVVGTHVDDLTGALVVDLLVPHADAAVLAARVATGNVALVLDSGAE, encoded by the coding sequence ATGACGTACACACCCACGCGAGACGACAGGGCAACCGACCACGAGCCGAACCCCGCCGCCCGCCCGCTCCTGCCGCCACCCAAGCTGCGGCGCCGGCCTGCGCTCGTCGCGGCCGCGGTCCTCGCCATCTGCCTTGGCGCCTTGTTGGGAGCGTGGGCATGGACGACGACCACGAGCACCCAAGAGGTCCTGGCGGCGCGCGGCACGATCCCGCGCGGTGCGGTGATTTCGGCCGACGACCTTCAGCGCGTACGCGTGAACGCCGACCCTGCACTGACACCTGTCGCGGCGAGTGCCATCGATGAGGTCGTCGGCCAGCGCGCGGCGCTCGACATCGCCTCCGGCAGCCTGTTGACCTCGGACTCGACGGCCACTGACGTCCTGCCCTCTGAGGGCATGTCCGTGGTCGGAGTCGCGCTCACCGCGGCGCAGGTCCCCGGGGTGCAGCTCCAGAGCGGTGACCGTGTGCGGATCGTGGTCACCCCCGCCGGTGGCGAAGGTCCGCCGTCGGGTGCGCCCCAGACCAACGAGGCCGACGTGGTGGGAACCCATGTAGACGACCTCACCGGTGCGTTGGTGGTCGATCTGCTCGTGCCCCATGCGGACGCCGCTGTCCTGGCGGCACGCGTGGCGACCGGGAACGTCGCGTTGGTGCTCGATTCGGGTGCTGAGTGA
- a CDS encoding P-loop NTPase family protein, with protein MAVIALTSASASPGVTTTAVGLALLWPRPVVLVDADPTGAAGVLAGYLRGTLDTPRGLIEVALSPADTREALREVVVPWPGTTVSFVAGPRSTTQAPALRDLWEPLADVLAEFDEQGQDVIIDAGRLGLLGSPLPLLGRADVTALLTRTTLPALAAARSHVDAVRRDRAWSNPAVVLVGEGEPYRTPDVSRALELPVIATIADAPDHASVFSRGVAPGRGFDTGPLLRSLQATIAGLRAQVGRSRLALTALTAEAAR; from the coding sequence ATGGCCGTCATCGCGCTCACCTCCGCTTCCGCTTCCCCGGGCGTCACCACGACGGCAGTCGGTCTGGCTCTGCTGTGGCCGCGGCCCGTGGTGCTGGTCGACGCCGACCCGACGGGCGCAGCCGGGGTGTTGGCCGGGTACCTTCGCGGCACCCTCGACACGCCCCGCGGTCTGATCGAGGTCGCCCTCTCCCCCGCCGACACGCGCGAAGCGCTACGCGAGGTGGTCGTGCCCTGGCCCGGTACGACGGTCTCGTTCGTCGCCGGACCGCGCTCCACTACCCAGGCGCCGGCACTGCGGGATCTGTGGGAACCACTCGCGGACGTGCTCGCTGAGTTCGACGAACAGGGCCAGGACGTCATCATCGATGCCGGCCGACTGGGCCTGCTCGGCTCTCCCCTCCCCCTGTTGGGCCGTGCCGATGTCACCGCGCTGCTCACGCGCACCACGCTGCCTGCGCTGGCGGCCGCACGCTCCCACGTCGACGCCGTACGACGGGACCGGGCGTGGTCGAACCCGGCGGTGGTCCTGGTCGGGGAAGGCGAGCCCTACCGCACACCCGACGTCAGCCGAGCCCTTGAGCTGCCGGTGATCGCCACCATCGCCGACGCCCCCGACCACGCCTCGGTGTTCTCGCGCGGCGTCGCGCCGGGCCGCGGGTTCGACACCGGCCCGCTCCTGCGATCGCTGCAGGCGACGATCGCGGGACTGCGGGCACAGGTCGGCCGCAGCCGTCTCGCACTGACCGCATTGACGGCGGAGGCGGCGCGATGA